In Excalfactoria chinensis isolate bCotChi1 chromosome Z unlocalized genomic scaffold, bCotChi1.hap2 SUPER_Z_unloc_2, whole genome shotgun sequence, a single genomic region encodes these proteins:
- the LOC140264736 gene encoding DNA-directed RNA polymerase I subunit RPA49-like, with protein sequence MNAVGNDILNPAVTKAAADVIDAKGVTALIQDAAQDDEQNTSIFLPPCHEDADRPEHVYKFDDILSPAEYEALQGPAAAFINITPEEIAKKTEEKSHCSFVLEELKFLPADEKSRDRKARCLWFLDILIKFSFLKIIKKKHPMGPECPHIISRKLMKNFTDLQQWRVQNLICVAED encoded by the exons ATGAATGCAGTGGGCAATGATATTCTCAATCCAGCTgtgacaaaagcagcagcagatgttatAGATGCAAAGGGGGTAACAG CTTTGATCCAGGATGCGGCCCAAGACGATGAACAGAACACGTCCATTTTCCTACCACCATGTCATGAGGATGCTGACAGACCAGAACATGTTTACAAGTTTGACGACA TTCTGTCTCCAGCAGAGTATGAAGCATTGCAGggtccagcagcagcctttATTAACATCACTCCAGAGGAAAttgccaagaaaacagaagagaaaag ccattgctcctttgtcttagaagagctgaagttcctgcctgctgatgagaagagcagggaccgCAAAGCTCGATGCCTCTGGTTCCTGGACATCCTTATtaagttcagcttcctgaaaataatcaagaagaagC ATCCAATGGGTCCTGAATGCCCCCACATCATTAGCAGGAAGCTTATGAAGAACTTCACTGACCTACAACAATGGCG tgttcagaatttaatctgcgtcgctgaagactaa